GCGGTGGATGCGGTTCGGGGCCCCGATGCACGGCGGGCCCGGCCTGGGGGCTCCGGTCTCGCGTGTTCCAAGCGTCTTCGCCGCGGCGCCCCCTATACAGCATGCCGGGGGCGCCGCAATCGGCACGTCCGGCGGAGGAGGGGGCTCGACGACACGGAACCCGCTCGCCCGGCCCCCCAGCGCCGGGCCCGCTTCAGACCAGGGGTGATGTTGAGGGGCGCGCGGGGTCGCTTCTCGCTTCTCGCTTCTCGCTTCTCGCTTCTCGAAACGAAAACGGCACCCCCCGAGAGGAGTGCCGTTCAGTGGCCAGAGAGGGAATTGAACCCCCGACACCGTGATTTTCAGTCACGTGCTCTACCAACTGAGCTACCTGGCCGGACCGGGGCGGAAAGTAGCATCCGGTGGGGTCCGGGGGAAGATGCTGTGCCCGGATAGGTCCTTCGACTGCGCCCGCTTCGCGGGCTCCGCTCAGGATGACAACCCGCCGGAGCCCCGTCTACCCCGCCACCCTACTCCGGTGCGCCGCCAGCAACTCCCCCCGGAAATCTGGGTGGGCAATGGAAATCAGCAGCTCCCCCCGCTCCCGGAGGGTCTTGCCGTGGAGGTTCACGGCCCCGAACTCGGTCACGACCCAGTGGACGTGCCCCCGGGTCGTGACCACCCCGGCCCCCGGGCTCAGCTCGGCCGCAATCCGCGAGACCGTCCCGCCGGCTGCCGTCGCTGGCAGGGCGATGATCGCCTTGCCCTTCGGCGCCCGGGCCGCCCCCCGGATGAAGTCCATCTGCCCGCCGATCCCCGAGTAGATCCGGTGCCCCATCGAGTCGGCGTTCACCTGACCGGTCAGGTCGACCTGGATCGCCGAGTTGATGGCGGTCATCCCCGGCATCTTGCAGATCAACTGGGTGTCGTTGGTCCAGTCGCAGCCGTGGAAGTGGACCAGCGGATTGTCGTTGATGAAATCGAAGAGCCGGCGCGTGCCGGTGACGAACGAGGTCGAGATCCGGCCGGTCTGCGTCGGCTTGAAGCGATTGGTGATCACGCCGGCCTCGACCAGGTCGACCAGCCGATCGGAGAACATCTCCGTGTGCACGCCGAGATCGTGCTTGCCGAAGAGCCGTGCGAGCACCGCGTCGGGGATCGCGCCGATCCCCATCTGCAGTGTGGCGCCATCACCGACGAGGTCGGCGATCAATTCGCCGATCTGCGCCGTGACCGGATTCTCCATGTCGGGAGCGTGCTCGTGCAGCGGCCGATCGGTGATCGTGAATGCACTCAGGCGCGACAGCGGCACCAGCGCGTTGCCGTGCGTCCGCGGCATCTGCCGATTGATCTCGGCGATCACGATCCGCGCCGAATCGACCGCGGCACGCGCGGTGTCGACCGACGGCCCCAACGTACAGAAGCCGTGCGCATCGGGCGGTGAGAGCTGCACCATCGCCACATCAAGCCGCACGTCACCGCTGGTGAAGAGCGACGGAATATCGGAAAGGAAGATCGGCACGAAGTCGGCGCGCCCGGCGGCCACCGGCTCGCGACACGCCGCGCCAGTGAAGAGCGACACCGAACGGAACTGCTCGGCGTACTGCGGCGCGAGGAACGGCAGCGGCCCCGCGAGATGCAGGTGCCACAGCTTCACGCCAGCAAGGTCACCACGCGCCGTCATCGCCTGCACCAGCGCCGTCGGCGTCGCCGAGGCGCCGTGCAGGAAGACGTTGCTATGACTGGACAGTTGCCGGACCACTTCGTCCGCCGAGACGGCGCGTGCTTCCCACCCTGAATTCACGACACACTCCGTAACGATGATCGATCATCGATCATCGATGATCGATGGATCAATCTCCGGCTCCCAACGAGAATCCGGCTTCAATGTCCTTGCGCGAATAGGCGCGGAACGCGATCAGCGTCTCGGTCTCCTTGATCCCGCTGAGCCGCACCATCCGGTCGGTGACCAGGTCGGCGAGGTCCTCGTTCGCCTGCACGCGGACGATCGCGACGAGGTCGAACTTCCCCGCGACGGAAAAGACATCACTCACTTCAGGCATCGCCGCGAGTTGCTCGGCGACCTCCTTGATGTGTTCCCGGGCAACAGTGAAGAGAATGACGGCAGTGACCACGGCGCGGCTCCGGTGAGGGACGCCGGAAATCTAGCGCCGTCGACGCTCAATGCTTTCGGCGATAATCTCCCACGAAGCCCACGGACCAACTCTTCCCGTCGGTCGAATTCTCGAAGATCTGCCGCACCACGCCGCCCGGGCGGATCAGCCAGCGACCGCGCGCCCAGCGTCCCTGCGGGCCGGGACCGGGGCCGGCCGTGGTCATCTCCATCGCGCCGTCGACGACGTTGCCGATGAAGGTCACGCTCGGCGTCGCGCCGGCGACCCAGACCTGGTGCCACTGCTTGTCGGTGGTCTCGAACCAGTTCAGCGAGGTGCCCGGCGGCCCCTGCTTCGGGCGCCAGACCTCGAGCACTGCGCAGCCGTCGGCCAGCTTGGTGATCGAGCTCTCGGCAATGTCCTTGCCGGCGGTGTCGGCCACGACCCACTCGCCCACCCAGTAGTCGAAGGCGGCGTGATTCGGGGTCGTGCAGGTCGGGGGCATCTTGGGTTGCGGCTGGGGTTGTTGCGCGGCGAGGGTCGCCGGGAGGAGTGCCAGCAGGGGGAGGAGTTGGTAGCGCACGGGACACTCGTGGTCGGAGGGGGACCGAAGGCTACCCTCGCGGGCGCCGCCGTTCCTCTCCTCAGAGTCAGCGTGCGGTCAGAAGAGTGCGGTCAGCCCCAAGGCGCCGACACTCGCGCCGTTTCCGCTGCTCAGGCGACGATGGAAGTCGACCTGGCCGAGGTGATAGGCGAGGTGGGTGGCGAGATGCACCAGGAAGCGGCCGGTGGGGATCACCTGCCCCTGCGTCGGATCGGAAAAGGGGAGCGGCAGCGGATACGGCACGTCGACAAAGGCGGGATCGAGCGCAGCGAGGGTCGCATCGACTTCGGTCCGCGTCGTGGTGATCAGCGTGAACAACTCTTCGCGAGGGACATCGCGGGTGGAGAACTCGCGCTCCCGATCGCGGACGTAGCCGGTGTCACCCAACGTGGCGCCGATGAAGTGGCGGAGGTTGCCCGCGAGATGCAGCGTGAGCGTGCCGGCGCTGTTCGGTGCGCCGGCCGGGAGCGCCCACACGGCGGCATCATCGGGATAGGCGGCGAGTTCGGCCGCCAAGCTGTCGAGATCGCGGCGCAGGCAGCGCCGAATGGCATCGATCATCACGCGGACACCCTCGCGCCGAGCCGCTCGCGGGCCTTGTTGGCTTGCCAGATGTGACGGCGCGCGTGCGCCGCCCCGATGTGCAGCGCGGAGAAGAAGGAGTAGTGCAACCGCGAGTCGAACGGCGACACCAACTCGACGCGGGTCAAGTCGACGCCGTCGCCCAACCGGATCATCGCCAGCAGCGCCTCCTGCGAGCGATCATACTCGGCGAGCGTCTCCGCCTTCGACATCGCCTCGTCGGGGACGAACGCCGCGGTAGTCGGATACTTCTGGCGCGCGGGCGGCTCGAGCGCCCGACAGAGCATCCACGCGAGGAACGAGCGCCGCATCGTGGCGGGAGCACGACGTGCACGCGATTCCGGTCGCTGCAACTGGTCGCGCATCGCGGGCAGGAAGGCTTCGGTGGTCAGCGTCAGGTGCCCGATGCACTCGCTCATCGACCACGAGGTCGGCGCGGGTCGGGTCACCCAGGTGCTCTCGTCGACCGACGCAGCGAGACGATGGATCTCCGCCTGCGCGGCGAGGAGTTGGTTGGTGACGATGGTGAGATCTGGATGCATCGGAGAAAGTAACCAGTGACCCGTGACCAGTGACCCGGACCCCCTGGTCACTGGTTACTGGTGACAGGTCACCGTGTCCTCACATCGTCGGCGTCAACATGATGTGCGCCTTCGGCGTGCCGGGGAACATCAGCCACGGCATGCCAGGCGCGCCCTTCGACGGGATGCCGGTGCTCGCCGGCGTCGCGAACGGCATGTAGATCACGTACAGGGCGCGGACTTCCTTGGTGTAGGTGCCGGCCGCCGCGTCGACGCCGCTGTGCGGCCCGAAGAGCTGCCAGAGCGCGCCGGCCTTCGGCATCGGCAACTTGCCGCTCTTCACTTCCTTAAAGCGCACCGAGTCGACCTCGCCGCCCTTCACGCCCTTGGCGCGGAGCGCGCGGCCGCGCGCCATGAACGGCTCGAGCGCCTTCTGATAGCAGGCGCCATGGTAATCGGCATCCTTCGGGTCGTCGGCGAGACAGAGCATCCCGCCGGTTCCCTTGCGCAGCGACACCAACTCGCCGGCCGCGTTGTAGCCGAGGACCGAGGCATCGGCGCGGAACTCCGTGGGCAGCGGCAGCACGGCCTTGGCGATCTGCTCCGCCGCGGGCGGGATCACGACCGGCGCGGCGGGGGCCGCCGGGGTCTGGGCGGCGAGCGGAAGGGCCAGCATCGGGAGCAGCAGGAGAGCGGACGCGCGCATCACGGCCTCGGGAGCATGGGGGTTGGGTGCAGCAATGTCGGGAAAGATAGGGCGAGTGCCGTCCAGCGCGCGCGGGTGGTCAGCGCAGCGAGGCGCGGGGGCCGAGTCGTTCGCGCCAGGGGCGCAGATTGGCGGCGGGATGGCGGGGCGTCAGGACGATTTCCTGCCGCACGACGGCGCCGCGGCTGAGGTGCAGCTCCTCGCTCTCTTCCCACTTGTAGCCGGCCGCCTGGACCTGCAACCGGAATCGCCTGGGAGGGAGGTGCAATGCGAATTCCCCGCCCACGCCCGTGACCGTCCCCACCCCGGTGGGGAGGAGGACCACCAGGGCGCTGCGGACGGGGGAGCCACTCGGGTCGCGGACGACACCGAAGAGGCGGCAACTCGACATCGGGATCCTCGGGAACGGGGCGGAGAGTGTACCGCCCGGGGCCCAAAGCCGCAATCTCAACGGCGCGCGAGGATCACAATGGGTAGGGGCGCAGCATGCTGCGCCCGGGCCCGCGTCGGGGAGATCGCCCCGGAGGCGAGAAGGGCGCGGCAGGCCGCGCCCCTACATCCGGGATCTGCCCGATTAGGGCAGTTCCGTCGCCTTGGCGATGATGGTGCCCACCAGGCCGTACCCCTTCGCTTCCTCGGCGCCGAGCCAGAAGTTGCGGTGGGTGTCGTCCTCGATCCGGGAGACCGGCTGCCCGGTCTCGCGGGCGAAGATCAGGTTCAGGCGCTCCCGCATCTTGACGATCTCGCGCGCCTCGATGGCGATGTCCGAGGCGGTGCCGCCCGCGCCGCCGGCCGGCTGGTGCAGCAGGAAGCGGGTGTTGGGGAGGCAGTAGCGCTGGCCCACCGGGACCGAGACGAAGATCAGGGCGCCGGCGCTGGCCACCCAGCCGGTCCCGACGATCCGGACCTGCGGGGTCACGAAGCGGATCATGTCGTGGATGGTGTCGCCCGCCTCGACGTGGCCACCCTGCGAATTGATATAGATCGTGATCGGCTCGGTGGCCGAGGCGGCGGAGAGCGCCAGCAGCTCGGCCATCACGCGGGCGGCCAGCTTCTGCGTGATCTCGCCCGAAATGATGATGGTCCGGGCATCGAAGAGGCGCTGGGCGATCGGCGCGCTCGCGGCGGCCGCCGCTTCCGGCGTCTCGGGGGTCTCGGGGGTCTCGGTATCGGCCATGGGGTTCACATCATGGTAGAGGTGCTGCCGGGCAGGGTGGGACGCACCCCGCAGAATCGCTGAACCCTAGCCGCGTCGCGGCGCGGGCGGCAGGGGCGCGGGGGAGGCAGGGCGACGCGTGCGTCGCCCGAACACACATCGACACCCGCCCGACCAGGCAGATATCCCCATGTGTAAGGGCGACGCATGCGTCGCCCTCCGCCCGCGGCGCGACGATCCCTCCCGTGGGCGAGGCAGGCCTCGCCCCTACACTGCCCGATGCACCACGTACCGCCCCGTGAACGCCGCGACTTCCACCCCGTGGGCGTCCCGCACCACGACCTCGACCGTCACCCGCCCCCGGCCATGCCGACGCAGTCCCGCCCAGAAATGGTCCATCGCCGCCGCGTCCGGTGCCTCGGCGGTGGCCAAGGCGTCGCTATGCACCGGCCGCAGGTAGCGCATGGTCGAATCCTGGATCACCACGTGGGCATGGTCGCCCGCCTCGCGGAGCGCCAGCCAGAGCAGACTCCAGCCCGCCAGCGTCGTCAACGCCGAAAGGGAACCGGCGAATGCGGTTCCCTTGTGGTTGCGATTGGGGGCCAGCGGCATCTGCAGCACCAGGGCACCCGGCGGCGCCGAGACGACCGCAATCCCGAGCGCCCCGGTGATCGGCAATTCTTCCTGCCAGACCAGCCGGAGCGCGTCGAGGGCGTTAGTGCTCACGGGCGCTTGATCAAGCCGCGCAGCCCACCCTTGAGGGCGTTCTTGCCGGCATCGGCGAGCGCGTTCTTGAAGGCGTTCGACATCGCCTTGCCGAGGTCGAAGTTCTTGAGCGCGTCGCACATCTGCTTCTGCTGTTCGGGGGTCATCTCACCCTCGCCGGCGCCGGCTTCCTTCGCCTTGGCCTTCGCGGCGGCGAGCGAGTCGGCGAGCTCCTTCGAGGCGAGTTGCTGGACCCACGCGCGGGCCGAGGAGTCGGCACGGGCGCGGTCCAGGTCCTCGGTCCACTTGATGTCGGCCGGCGGGTCGAACATCGTCGCATCGGTGGTGCGCGCCACGCTGGTGGCCGTCTGCTCGAAGTTGACGCAGAGCATCGACCCCGCGCTGTAGAGCGCGACCGGCGCCTTGTCCATGGTGCAGAAGGTGAAGGTGCCGAACTGCGTCATGGTGCAGGATTCGCCCGCGATCGTCTTGGTGCCGGTCGTCTTCCCCTCGAACGGCGTGCCCGGCATGGCGCGCGTCACGAACGCCGCCATCGACTGGATGTTCTCCTGGAAGCGCGCCTTCCCCGCCCCATCGAGCTCGTCATACGCCTTTGCCATGCTCGGCAGCGGGTTGACCATCTTGGTCCCCTTCTTCTTGTCGAGATCGGCGTTCCATATCACCTCCGGGTCCGTCAGCGACCAACTGCTGGTGGTGGACGTCTTCCCGAAGAACTTCCCGGTCATCGTGGTCCGCGACGCCATCTTGTCGCCACCCGAGGTGGAACGTCCGGTGCCGGTCATGTCGCCACCGTAGCTGTACTCGACGGTGTAGGCCGGAAGGGCACGGTTCGGGAGCTTGAACGGGTTCCATTGGGCCCCGGCCGGCAGCGCGGCGGCGAGGGTCAACAGCAGGGCGATGGATGAGGAGTGACGCATGACTGGACTCCTGACGGGAGGGTCTCCGGGGATGCTCCAAGTATCGGTGAGCGGCCCCTGCATTGCCAACACCCCGGCGGGGCGAGATCATTGAGGAATGTCCGCCCAGACGCCCCGTGGCCTCACGGTCCTCGATCACCCGCTGATTCGCCACAAGATGGCGCTACTCCGGGCGGCCACCACCACGTCCCGCGACTTCAAGCAGCTGGTCGGCGAGATCGCCGCGTTGATGACGTATGAAGTCACTCGCGACTTGCCGACGGCGCCGGTCGAGGTGGTCACGCCGCTCGAGACGATGACCGGCGAGACGCTCGCCGCGAAGGTGGCGCTGGTGCCGATCCTCCGCGCCGGGCTCGGCATGGTCGAGGCCGTGGTGCAGTTGATCCCCAACGCGCGTGTGGGCCATATCGGCCTCTTTCGCGATCATGACACGCTCAAGCCGGTTTCCTATTACTTCAAGGTGCCGACCCCGGTGGAGGAGCACAGATTTTTCCTCCTCGATCCGATGCTGGCCACGGGTGGATCGGCGGTCGAGGCGGCCACCGAGCTCAAGCGGGCCGGCGCGAAGGAAATTGCGCTGATCTGCCTGGTCGCGGTCCCTGAAGGGGTGGCCACCTTCACGGCTGCCCACCCGGATGTTCCGGTGTACGCTGCTGCCCTTGATCGGCAACTCAACGCCGATGGCTACATCCTCCCTGGTCTCGGCGATGCCGGCGACCGCCTCTTCGGGACCCGATGAGCGCTCCTCGGACGTTGACCTTCTTCGGTGGCGCCGCGACGTCGACCGGCTCGATGATTCTCCTCGAGGCGGCGGGCGCGCGCATCCTGCTCGACGCCGGCCTCTTCCAGGGGAACGTCGCCACCGCCGACGCCCTGAATCGCGAGCTGCCCCTCGACCCGCGCAAGGTCGATGCGATTCTCCTCTCGCAGGCCGGACTCGCCTACTCGGGCCGCACGCCGCAACTGGTGCGACACGGCTTCGACGGCCCGATCTACGGGACGCCGGCGACGCGCGACACCGCCGCGATTCTCCTCGCCGAGGCGGCGATGGAACTCGCGGCGAATCATGGCGAGCCGCTCTACGGCCTCAAGGATGTCATCGCGACGCAACAGCGATTCGTCGGCCAGCCGACGCACCGCCCGCTCCACCTTCGGCGCAACCTGGTCTTCGAGATGTTCGACGCCGGCCACATCCTCGGTTCGACCTCGATCGAGTTGCGCACCGGCGAGGGCGGCTCGCACCGCATCATCTACAGCGGCTGCATCGGCCGCTCCGGGTCGGCGCTGCTCCCCGATCCGGAAGTGATGCCGGGCGAAGTCGACACGCTGATTCTCGGCTCGCCGTTCGCGCACGCCTCGCACGGGATGTTCGCCGATGCGCAGCAACAGTTGGCGACGATCATTCGCGACACCACCGCGCGCGGCGGTCAGGTGATCATCCCGGCGTCGTCGCTCGGTCCGGTGCAGGAGCTGATCCGCACCGTGCAGGCGCTGTGGCGCCGGGGCCAGCTCCCCGAGGTGCCGATCTGGATCGACTCCGCGACCGACGTCTGCCTCCCCACGATGATGCGGTTACATCCGGAGTCCCTCGGCATCGGCGAGCGCGCGTATGCCGAAGTCGGCGGGCCGTTCGATCACGCCCTGCTCCACTACGTGCGCAACGACGCCGACCGGATGCAGCTCGATGGTCACAGCGGTCCGGCGATCATCATCGCGCCGGGCGAGAGCGGCGACACCGGCCGTGCCGCCCACCACCTCCGTCGCTGCCTCGGTGATGAGCGCCACACGGTGATCTTCCTCGCGCCCAACGAGGAAGAGTCCGTCGGTCGCCTGCTGCAGGAGGGGGCCAGCGAGGTCACCATCCTCGGCGAGTCGGTCCAGCGCCGGGCCGGCATCGAGACGCTCACTGCCTACTCGGGGCATGCCGACGGCGAGGAGATGCGCACTTGGCTCCGCGCCCTCGGTGGCCCCATCAAGCGCGCCTTCGTCGTGCACGGCGATGACCTGGCCGTGGCCATCATGGTCACCATTCTCCGGGAGGAGGGCGTACGCGACGTCATCGTCCCGCGGCAGGGGGAATCGTTCCCCTTCTGAGCAACCGCCGGCAGGCCTGGGTCGCGGCGTTCGCTGCGGCAGTCGCCAGCGTGTACGTCCTCTCCTTCTTCGCGGTCCTGGTCGTCTCCCGCCAGGACCAGCGCTATCAGGCCGATGCGATCGTCGTCCTCGGCGCGGCCCAGTACAACGGCCGCCCCTCCCCCGTCCTGCAGGCACGCCTCGACCACGCCGCCGTCCTCTTCCGTGCAGGGTACGCCGAGTTGATCGTCGTTACCGGTGGCATTGTCGAGGGCGACCGGATGAGCGAGGCGACCGCCGGCCAGCGCTACCTCGTCAGCGTCGGGATTCCGGCGACGTCGATCGCGGTGGCCCCGGAGGGACGCACCACGGCGGGGTCGATGACGGCCGTCGCCGACTATCTCAATGGCGAGGGGCTCAACCGGGCGATCCTCGTCTCCGATCCGTTCCACCTGGCGCGGTTGCGGATCGAGGCGCGTCGCCTCGGCCTCGAGGCCTGGACGTCGCCGACGGCGACCTCCCCGATCTCTCGACGATTCGGCACGGAGCTGCAATACCTCCTCGCCGAAGCAGGCAAGCTGCCGATTCTCGTGTTGCAGGGGTTCTTCCGATGACGGATATCTCGCTGACCTTCTGGGGCGCTGCCGGCCAAGTCACCGGTTCCTGCCACCACCTCGAATGGCGTGGCCACCGTGTGGCGCTCGACGCTGGCCTCTTCCAGGGGCGCCGCGAGGAATCGCATCGGCTCAACGCCGAGACGCCCTTCGATCCGCGCCAGCTGGATGCGGTGATTCTCTCGCACGCGCATATCGATCACAGCGGGCGGTTGCCGCTGCTGGTGGCGCGCCAATTCGACAAGCCGATCTACGCGACGCCCGCCACGCGGGATCTCTGCGCCATCATGCTCCCCGACTCGGCCCACATCCAGGAGAGCGACTTCCGCTACCTGCAGCGGAAGGGGCGCGCGGGCCCGGGCTCCGAGCCGCTGTACACCATGGCCGACGCCTACCATGTGCAGGAGTTGATGGAGGCGCATCCGTACGGCCGACCGTTCAAGGTCGCTGATGACCTCACCGTGACCTTCCGCGATGCCGGCCACATCCTCGGCGCCGCCAACATGGAGATTGTCATCGACGGCGCCGGCGGGGCACCGCATCGGTTGGTCTTCTCGGGCGACATCGGCCGCTGGGGTCAGCCGATCATTCGCGATCCGGACGGTCCGAAGGGCCCGATCGACACGCTGATCATCGAAAGCACCTATTCGCTCAAGCAGCACGACACCACCGAGGATGCGATGGCGCGCCTCGCCGACGTGGTCAGCCGGGTCGCGGCGCGGGGCGGCAAGATCCTGGTGCCATCGTTCGCGGTGGGACGCACGCAGGAGCTGGTGTACGCGCTGCACGAGCTCGCGAACGCCGCGCGGATCCCGCAGATCCCGATCTACATCGATTCGCCGCTCGCCGTCGAAGCCACCGCCGTCTTCCGGTTGCACCCCGAGGTCTTCGACCAGAACGAGGGCTTCATCAAGACGGGGACGCCGATCTTCGACAATCACCTCGTGCATTACGTCCGCGACATCGAGGAGTCGAAGAAGCTCAATGCGCTGCAGGGGCCGGCGATCATCATCTCGGCGAGTGGCATGGCCGAGGCGGGGCGGATCCTGCACCACCTGGCGAACCATGCCGGCGACCCGAAGAACGCCATCCTCTTCGTCGGCTTCCAGGCGGAGCACACGCTGGGGCGGCGGATCAGCGAGGGGCGCAACCCCGTGAAGATTCTCGGCGTCGAAACCACCATCGGCGCCGAGGTGGTCAAGATCGACGGCTACTCCGCGCACGCCGGCAGCGATGAGTTGCGCCGCTGGGTGCGCAACCTCGGTGGCCCGATCCAACGCGCCTTCTGCGTCCACGGCGAACCGGAATCCCTCGCCGGGATGAAGAAACTCCTCGAAGAGGAAGGCGTACGAGAAGTGATGATTCCGAGTCATGGGGAAAAGTTCACGCTGTAACTGATGCACCCTGGGTGGTGTCATCCTGAGCGAAGCGTTGCCGAGGTTGTCATCCTGAGCGAAGCGACCCGCAGGGTCGCGCAGTCGAAGGACCTATGCGTGATACTTGAGGTCCTTCGACTTCGCCCGCTTCGCGGGCTCCGCTCAGGATGACAACAGCCAATAGGTTCGCTCAGGATGACAACCTCCGGGGCTCGTCCACACCACGGAGGTTTCCGCTTGCGCACCCGTCTGTTTGCCCTCGCGCTGCTCTTGGGCGCGGCTCCGCTTACTGGTCAGGGCCTGAAGGTCCCCGCCACCGTGGACACCCTGCCGAACGGCCTCCGGCTGATCGTGCACGAGGACCAGTCCACGCCGATCGTCACCGTCAACGTCTGGTATCACACCGGCTCCGGGTCGGAGAAGGTTGGCCGCACCGGATTCGCGCACCTCTTCGAGCACCTGATGTTCATGGGCTCCCAGCATGCCGTCTATCCGGCGTTCGATCGGCTCCTCGAGGCCGCCGGCGCCAACAACAACGGTTCCACGACCGAAGACCGCACCAACTACTACGAGTCGGGTCCGGTCTCGGCGCTGCCGCTGATGCTGTGGCTCGAAGCCGACCGGATGGGATGGCTGCTGCCGACGATGGACGCGGCGAAGGTCGATGCCCAGCGCGACATCGTGAAGAACGAGCGCCGGCAGAGCTACGAGAACCAGCCGTACGGCATGGTGGCCGACCACATGCCCCGGATGCTCTACCCCGCGGGCCATCCGTATTCGTGGCCGGTGATCGGCTCGATGGTCGACCTCTCGGCGGCGTCGGTGGAGGATGTGAAGGACTTCTTCCGCACCTGGTACGCGCCGAACAACGCGGTGATCACCGTGGCCGGCGCCGTGAAGCGCGACTCCGTGCTCACGCTGGTCAAGCACTACTTCAGCGCGATCCCGCGCGGCCCCGCGATCACCGCCATCAATCCGACCCGGCCGAAGATGAGCCGCGACACCGCGCTGGTGCTTGAAGACCGGGTGCAGGCGGCGCAGCTCGAGTACGCCTTCCCCACGGTCAAGGCGTGGGACCCGGACGATGCCGCGCTGCAGGTGGCCCGGATGATCCTCACGGGATCGAAGAACGCCCGGCTCACCAAGCGACTCGTGTATGACGAACAGTCGGCGACGACGGTGCGCGCCTCCGCCGGCAGCAGCCGCTAT
Above is a genomic segment from Gemmatimonadota bacterium containing:
- a CDS encoding acetyl-CoA hydrolase/transferase family protein, translated to MNSGWEARAVSADEVVRQLSSHSNVFLHGASATPTALVQAMTARGDLAGVKLWHLHLAGPLPFLAPQYAEQFRSVSLFTGAACREPVAAGRADFVPIFLSDIPSLFTSGDVRLDVAMVQLSPPDAHGFCTLGPSVDTARAAVDSARIVIAEINRQMPRTHGNALVPLSRLSAFTITDRPLHEHAPDMENPVTAQIGELIADLVGDGATLQMGIGAIPDAVLARLFGKHDLGVHTEMFSDRLVDLVEAGVITNRFKPTQTGRISTSFVTGTRRLFDFINDNPLVHFHGCDWTNDTQLICKMPGMTAINSAIQVDLTGQVNADSMGHRIYSGIGGQMDFIRGAARAPKGKAIIALPATAAGGTVSRIAAELSPGAGVVTTRGHVHWVVTEFGAVNLHGKTLRERGELLISIAHPDFRGELLAAHRSRVAG
- the upp gene encoding uracil phosphoribosyltransferase produces the protein MSAQTPRGLTVLDHPLIRHKMALLRAATTTSRDFKQLVGEIAALMTYEVTRDLPTAPVEVVTPLETMTGETLAAKVALVPILRAGLGMVEAVVQLIPNARVGHIGLFRDHDTLKPVSYYFKVPTPVEEHRFFLLDPMLATGGSAVEAATELKRAGAKEIALICLVAVPEGVATFTAAHPDVPVYAAALDRQLNADGYILPGLGDAGDRLFGTR
- a CDS encoding carboxypeptidase regulatory-like domain-containing protein, which encodes MSSCRLFGVVRDPSGSPVRSALVVLLPTGVGTVTGVGGEFALHLPPRRFRLQVQAAGYKWEESEELHLSRGAVVRQEIVLTPRHPAANLRPWRERLGPRASLR
- a CDS encoding MBL fold metallo-hydrolase translates to MTDISLTFWGAAGQVTGSCHHLEWRGHRVALDAGLFQGRREESHRLNAETPFDPRQLDAVILSHAHIDHSGRLPLLVARQFDKPIYATPATRDLCAIMLPDSAHIQESDFRYLQRKGRAGPGSEPLYTMADAYHVQELMEAHPYGRPFKVADDLTVTFRDAGHILGAANMEIVIDGAGGAPHRLVFSGDIGRWGQPIIRDPDGPKGPIDTLIIESTYSLKQHDTTEDAMARLADVVSRVAARGGKILVPSFAVGRTQELVYALHELANAARIPQIPIYIDSPLAVEATAVFRLHPEVFDQNEGFIKTGTPIFDNHLVHYVRDIEESKKLNALQGPAIIISASGMAEAGRILHHLANHAGDPKNAILFVGFQAEHTLGRRISEGRNPVKILGVETTIGAEVVKIDGYSAHAGSDELRRWVRNLGGPIQRAFCVHGEPESLAGMKKLLEEEGVREVMIPSHGEKFTL
- a CDS encoding Lrp/AsnC ligand binding domain-containing protein, which produces MVTAVILFTVAREHIKEVAEQLAAMPEVSDVFSVAGKFDLVAIVRVQANEDLADLVTDRMVRLSGIKETETLIAFRAYSRKDIEAGFSLGAGD
- a CDS encoding YdcF family protein; the encoded protein is MYVLSFFAVLVVSRQDQRYQADAIVVLGAAQYNGRPSPVLQARLDHAAVLFRAGYAELIVVTGGIVEGDRMSEATAGQRYLVSVGIPATSIAVAPEGRTTAGSMTAVADYLNGEGLNRAILVSDPFHLARLRIEARRLGLEAWTSPTATSPISRRFGTELQYLLAEAGKLPILVLQGFFR
- a CDS encoding ATP-dependent Clp protease proteolytic subunit, which translates into the protein MADTETPETPETPEAAAAASAPIAQRLFDARTIIISGEITQKLAARVMAELLALSAASATEPITIYINSQGGHVEAGDTIHDMIRFVTPQVRIVGTGWVASAGALIFVSVPVGQRYCLPNTRFLLHQPAGGAGGTASDIAIEAREIVKMRERLNLIFARETGQPVSRIEDDTHRNFWLGAEEAKGYGLVGTIIAKATELP
- a CDS encoding MBL fold metallo-hydrolase, coding for MSAPRTLTFFGGAATSTGSMILLEAAGARILLDAGLFQGNVATADALNRELPLDPRKVDAILLSQAGLAYSGRTPQLVRHGFDGPIYGTPATRDTAAILLAEAAMELAANHGEPLYGLKDVIATQQRFVGQPTHRPLHLRRNLVFEMFDAGHILGSTSIELRTGEGGSHRIIYSGCIGRSGSALLPDPEVMPGEVDTLILGSPFAHASHGMFADAQQQLATIIRDTTARGGQVIIPASSLGPVQELIRTVQALWRRGQLPEVPIWIDSATDVCLPTMMRLHPESLGIGERAYAEVGGPFDHALLHYVRNDADRMQLDGHSGPAIIIAPGESGDTGRAAHHLRRCLGDERHTVIFLAPNEEESVGRLLQEGASEVTILGESVQRRAGIETLTAYSGHADGEEMRTWLRALGGPIKRAFVVHGDDLAVAIMVTILREEGVRDVIVPRQGESFPF
- a CDS encoding YiiD C-terminal domain-containing protein, with product MSTNALDALRLVWQEELPITGALGIAVVSAPPGALVLQMPLAPNRNHKGTAFAGSLSALTTLAGWSLLWLALREAGDHAHVVIQDSTMRYLRPVHSDALATAEAPDAAAMDHFWAGLRRHGRGRVTVEVVVRDAHGVEVAAFTGRYVVHRAV
- a CDS encoding DinB family protein, coding for MIDAIRRCLRRDLDSLAAELAAYPDDAAVWALPAGAPNSAGTLTLHLAGNLRHFIGATLGDTGYVRDREREFSTRDVPREELFTLITTTRTEVDATLAALDPAFVDVPYPLPLPFSDPTQGQVIPTGRFLVHLATHLAYHLGQVDFHRRLSSGNGASVGALGLTALF
- a CDS encoding DinB family protein yields the protein MHPDLTIVTNQLLAAQAEIHRLAASVDESTWVTRPAPTSWSMSECIGHLTLTTEAFLPAMRDQLQRPESRARRAPATMRRSFLAWMLCRALEPPARQKYPTTAAFVPDEAMSKAETLAEYDRSQEALLAMIRLGDGVDLTRVELVSPFDSRLHYSFFSALHIGAAHARRHIWQANKARERLGARVSA